Proteins encoded in a region of the Clostridium beijerinckii genome:
- a CDS encoding HD domain-containing phosphohydrolase encodes MLMLIKEKGLSRLSKNKYSFKYENIKICLIYAVIGLIWIFVSDAIIDLITNVQDSALKISIYKGVLFIMVTTSILYVLINKFLKKICNTEQQLRNSYKDLGIYVKQLSDYEDELKIQYEQIRKDEIQIKEIEEKSRAIIKAIPDILFTFDSNGVFIDTEAKDENILMLPKEEFIGKTISEVMPKEIAELAYENLRLVLETGKLHTFEYKLLGSYCEIRMVKCGADHVLAALRDMTVKKELEERLEYLCYNDQLTGLYNRRYYEEELKSLDIKENYPLTIVLGDVNGLKLINDSFGHVVGDELIKKSAQIIKNGCRSQDVVIRLGGDEFVILLPKTDTYEAEKIVENINNLAKKEKIQGLDISISFGYETKCHEDEMIQEIFIKAEDYMYKRKLFESSNMRGKTIDTIINTLNEKNKREEQHSVRVAELCELMGKNIGLPKRKIQELKNAGLLHDIGKIAIEENILNKPGRLTEDEYNEIKRHPEIGYRILSTVNEMSEIAKYVLSHHEMWNGEGYPKGIKDIDIPFESRIISIVDAYDAMTSERPYRKALSEEFAIEELKRNSGIQFDPELVNLFIEKVLNK; translated from the coding sequence ATGCTTATGTTAATTAAAGAGAAGGGGTTATCGCGTTTATCGAAGAATAAATATTCCTTTAAGTATGAAAATATTAAAATATGCTTAATATATGCAGTAATAGGATTGATATGGATTTTTGTATCGGATGCTATTATTGATTTAATTACAAATGTACAAGATAGTGCGTTAAAAATTAGCATATATAAAGGTGTTCTGTTTATAATGGTTACTACAAGTATTCTTTATGTATTGATAAATAAGTTTCTAAAAAAAATATGTAATACAGAGCAACAACTTAGAAATAGTTATAAAGATCTGGGGATATATGTTAAACAATTGAGTGATTATGAGGATGAATTGAAGATTCAGTATGAGCAGATACGAAAAGACGAGATACAGATAAAGGAAATTGAAGAGAAAAGTAGAGCAATTATTAAAGCTATACCAGATATTTTATTTACTTTTGACTCTAATGGTGTTTTTATAGATACTGAAGCTAAGGATGAGAATATATTGATGTTACCTAAAGAAGAGTTTATTGGTAAGACAATATCAGAAGTGATGCCGAAAGAGATTGCTGAATTAGCTTATGAGAATTTGAGATTAGTTCTAGAAACGGGTAAGTTACATACTTTTGAGTATAAACTATTAGGTAGTTATTGTGAGATTAGGATGGTTAAGTGTGGAGCAGATCATGTTTTAGCTGCATTAAGAGATATGACTGTTAAAAAAGAACTAGAAGAGAGATTAGAATACTTATGCTACAATGATCAATTAACAGGGCTATATAATAGAAGATATTATGAGGAGGAGCTAAAAAGTTTAGACATTAAAGAGAATTATCCTCTAACTATTGTTCTTGGGGATGTGAATGGGTTAAAGTTGATCAATGATTCGTTTGGACATGTTGTAGGGGATGAATTGATTAAAAAATCGGCACAGATAATAAAAAATGGATGTAGATCTCAGGATGTTGTTATTAGACTTGGTGGAGATGAGTTTGTTATTTTATTACCCAAAACAGATACTTATGAGGCAGAGAAGATCGTTGAAAATATTAATAATCTGGCTAAAAAAGAAAAAATACAAGGTTTGGATATATCTATTTCATTCGGTTATGAAACTAAATGTCATGAAGATGAAATGATTCAAGAAATATTCATAAAAGCAGAGGATTATATGTATAAGAGAAAGCTTTTTGAAAGTTCAAATATGAGAGGAAAAACTATTGATACAATAATAAATACTCTTAATGAGAAGAATAAAAGGGAAGAACAACATTCTGTAAGAGTTGCTGAGCTGTGTGAACTTATGGGAAAGAATATTGGTCTGCCTAAAAGGAAAATCCAAGAATTAAAAAATGCTGGATTGCTACATGATATAGGCAAAATAGCAATAGAGGAAAATATTCTTAATAAGCCAGGGAGACTTACAGAGGATGAGTATAATGAAATCAAACGTCATCCAGAAATAGGGTATAGGATATTAAGTACAGTAAATGAAATGTCAGAAATTGCAAAGTATGTACTTTCTCATCATGAAATGTGGAATGGAGAAGGATATCCAAAAGGCATTAAGGATATAGATATACCTTTTGAATCTAGAATTATATCTATAGTAGATGCATATGATGCTATGACTAGTGAGCGTCCTTATAGAAAAGCATTATCAGAAGAATTTGCTATAGAGGAATTAAAAAGAAATTCGGGAATTCAATTTGATCCTGAATTAGTAAATTTATTTATTGAAAAAGTATTGAACAAATAA
- a CDS encoding GerW family sporulation protein, protein MDNGAKNEDIDTLFIKSGKHFITERVIGKPVILEEVILIPIIRFMVSYGISGEKCDGSKGMKGVDIGECIGVSVSLDAILIIRDGKTTIMQIRRINNLDDILSCIPDRVGKFNINKENIKEEINFSL, encoded by the coding sequence ATGGATAATGGAGCAAAAAATGAAGATATAGATACCTTATTTATTAAATCAGGAAAACATTTCATAACAGAGAGAGTTATAGGAAAACCTGTTATTTTAGAAGAAGTAATTCTAATACCTATTATAAGATTTATGGTTAGTTACGGAATAAGCGGAGAAAAATGTGATGGTTCTAAAGGAATGAAAGGAGTAGACATTGGCGAATGTATTGGTGTAAGTGTATCTTTAGACGCAATTTTAATAATTAGAGATGGTAAAACTACTATAATGCAAATAAGAAGAATAAATAATCTAGATGATATACTTAGCTGTATTCCTGACAGAGTTGGGAAATTTAATATTAATAAAGAAAATATTAAGGAAGAGATAAATTTTAGTTTATAA
- a CDS encoding purine-nucleoside phosphorylase: MYNKIIESTKYIRSKINRAPKIAIILGSGLGDLVNEVRDVESISYKDIPNFPISTVKGHEGKLVFGKINDIEVLLMQGRFHYYEGYTMKEVTYPIYVMKKLGIEKIIVTNACGGINKSFEPGTLMLINDFINLFGDNPLIGINDDRLGPRFPDMSEPYKLELIEKAKEVGDKLGIKYAEGVYAGFMGPYYETAAEIVMIGRHGADAVGMSTVPETIVANYLGMDVLGIACITNMATGIQKVKHSHDRVVETAKKVSVDLCRWVSEIIKEI, encoded by the coding sequence ATGTATAATAAAATAATTGAATCAACCAAGTATATTAGAAGTAAGATAAACAGAGCACCTAAAATTGCGATAATATTAGGATCAGGCCTAGGTGATTTAGTTAATGAGGTTAGAGATGTAGAAAGTATATCGTATAAAGATATTCCTAATTTCCCTATATCAACAGTTAAGGGCCATGAAGGTAAGCTTGTATTTGGTAAAATAAATGATATAGAAGTTCTGCTAATGCAAGGTAGATTTCATTATTATGAAGGTTATACAATGAAAGAAGTTACATATCCAATATATGTAATGAAGAAATTGGGGATTGAGAAAATTATAGTGACCAATGCTTGTGGTGGGATAAATAAAAGCTTTGAGCCAGGAACTCTAATGCTTATTAATGATTTTATAAACTTATTTGGAGATAATCCTTTGATTGGAATAAATGATGATAGACTTGGGCCAAGATTTCCAGATATGTCGGAGCCATACAAGTTAGAGCTTATAGAAAAAGCAAAAGAAGTTGGAGATAAGTTAGGAATAAAATATGCAGAAGGTGTTTATGCAGGATTTATGGGGCCTTATTATGAAACAGCAGCAGAAATAGTAATGATCGGTAGGCATGGAGCTGATGCGGTAGGTATGTCAACTGTACCGGAGACTATAGTGGCGAATTATTTAGGTATGGATGTGCTTGGAATAGCATGTATTACTAACATGGCTACAGGAATACAGAAAGTAAAACATTCTCATGATAGAGTTGTTGAAACAGCTAAAAAGGTTTCGGTTGATTTATGCAGGTGGGTATCAGAAATTATAAAAGAAATTTGA
- the htpG gene encoding molecular chaperone HtpG produces MIKENGNISIDTENIFPIIKKWLYSDKDIFIREVISNACDAISKFQRLVSLGEATVNGDEQYKVVVSINKEKKTLKFIDNGIGMTEEEVKKYINQVAFSGATDFMEKYKDKMDEGKDIIGHFGLGFYSTFMVSTKVEIDTLSFREGAEAVKWECTGGTEYEIGSSSERTTRGTTVTLYIDDESSEFLEEYKVREIIKKYCSFLPTEIYLEDKNKPKEEPKYETKKKEDGTEYQELVEPEAPKPLNDTNPLWVKAPKDCTDEEYKDFYRKVFMDFNEPLFWIHLNVDYPFNLKGILYFPKLTHEFEATEGQVKLYNNQVFVADNIKEVIPEFLLLLKGTIDCPDLPLNVSRSFLQNDKEVSKISNHIVKKVADKLVDLFKNSREEFNKFWPDIQIFIKYGCLRDPKFYDKIKEIIIFKNLKGEFVTLKDYLEANKEKHENKVFYANDEKQQSQYIKMFKENDLDAVILDCSLDDHFISFLEMHESGIKFNRIDSDISDTLGSKEDENDETIKALNKEIEELFKTALGDKIKNLSIEGLKNEETPALILVSEESRRMAQMSKMYAKSGMSFPGMFDEEKTLVINNKSAIIKKLLEVSKNESKKEDVKFICEHILDLAKIANKELDAAEMDEFIKRNNMLLNKVVAL; encoded by the coding sequence ATGATAAAAGAAAATGGTAACATATCAATTGACACAGAAAACATATTTCCTATTATTAAAAAATGGCTATACTCTGATAAGGATATATTTATCAGAGAAGTTATAAGTAATGCATGCGATGCAATTAGTAAATTTCAAAGATTAGTTTCTCTAGGAGAGGCAACAGTAAACGGAGACGAGCAATACAAAGTTGTTGTATCAATAAATAAGGAAAAGAAGACTCTTAAATTCATAGACAATGGTATTGGTATGACAGAGGAAGAGGTTAAGAAATATATAAATCAAGTTGCTTTTTCTGGCGCAACGGATTTTATGGAAAAATATAAAGATAAAATGGATGAAGGTAAGGATATAATTGGTCACTTCGGGCTTGGATTTTATTCAACTTTCATGGTATCTACTAAGGTAGAAATAGATACACTATCATTTAGAGAAGGCGCTGAAGCCGTTAAGTGGGAATGTACAGGTGGAACAGAATATGAGATTGGATCTTCTAGCGAGAGAACAACAAGGGGTACAACAGTAACTCTATATATAGATGATGAAAGCTCAGAATTTTTGGAAGAATATAAGGTAAGAGAAATAATCAAGAAATACTGTTCTTTCTTACCTACAGAAATATATTTAGAAGATAAAAATAAGCCAAAAGAAGAACCTAAATATGAAACAAAGAAGAAAGAAGATGGAACTGAATATCAAGAGTTAGTTGAACCAGAAGCACCAAAGCCATTGAACGATACAAATCCATTATGGGTTAAAGCACCTAAGGATTGTACTGACGAGGAATATAAGGATTTCTATAGAAAAGTATTTATGGATTTCAATGAACCATTGTTCTGGATTCATTTAAATGTAGATTATCCATTTAATTTAAAAGGAATATTATATTTCCCTAAATTAACTCATGAATTTGAAGCAACAGAAGGTCAAGTTAAGTTATACAATAACCAAGTCTTTGTTGCGGATAATATTAAAGAAGTAATACCTGAATTCTTATTACTTTTAAAAGGTACTATTGATTGTCCAGATCTACCTTTAAATGTATCAAGAAGTTTCCTTCAAAATGATAAGGAAGTTTCAAAAATATCTAATCATATAGTTAAAAAGGTAGCAGATAAATTAGTTGACTTGTTTAAAAATAGCAGAGAAGAATTTAATAAATTCTGGCCAGATATACAAATATTTATTAAATACGGCTGCTTAAGAGATCCAAAATTCTATGATAAGATAAAGGAAATAATAATCTTTAAGAATTTAAAGGGTGAATTCGTAACATTAAAGGATTATCTTGAAGCCAATAAAGAAAAGCATGAAAACAAAGTATTTTATGCTAATGATGAAAAACAACAATCTCAATATATAAAGATGTTTAAAGAGAATGATTTAGATGCTGTTATATTAGATTGTTCACTAGATGACCACTTTATTTCGTTCTTGGAAATGCATGAATCAGGAATTAAATTCAATAGAATTGATTCTGATATTTCAGATACATTAGGAAGTAAAGAAGATGAAAATGATGAGACTATAAAAGCTTTAAATAAGGAAATAGAGGAGCTATTTAAAACTGCACTAGGAGACAAAATTAAGAATTTGTCTATTGAAGGATTGAAGAATGAAGAAACTCCAGCACTTATTTTAGTTTCAGAAGAGTCAAGAAGAATGGCTCAAATGAGTAAGATGTATGCAAAATCAGGAATGAGCTTCCCAGGTATGTTTGATGAAGAAAAAACTCTAGTTATAAACAATAAGAGTGCAATAATTAAGAAGCTTCTAGAAGTTTCTAAGAATGAAAGCAAAAAGGAAGATGTTAAATTTATCTGTGAGCATATTTTAGATTTAGCTAAAATTGCAAATAAGGAATTAGATGCAGCTGAAATGGATGAATTTATAAAGAGAAATAATATGCTTTTAAATAAAGTAGTTGCTCTT
- a CDS encoding sensor domain-containing diguanylate cyclase/phosphohydrolase, protein MEEKYLGEIYKSFLSNIPWPVWIEGIDTTIIFFNKYYEDMYNIKLEDVKGKTNKEAFPLEKAKIYDEQINECLRKKKTYVVEGIVNDNCVECFIFPILDNDGEPKAVAGIIIDINDRKLRESEIEKQKNILRTIIDAVPESIFYKDKESRFLGFNKKFEDFYKKRGVKEIIGKTDLEIYGNYNEAKKFIDQDNKIMVTKKATYFEHRIQNENGKEIIEENVKIPVVDKDGQVWGLVGLSRDITERKILEERLRYLSEIDILTGLYNRHSFEEKIKELNHEQYLPLGIIMGDVNGLKIVNDTLGHLEGDNLLRSIAGVLKEICHPNGYVFRWGGDEFIILIPNCDESKCEKVIRKITKKCEQADYKFMQLSIALGEGIKYSLQEDIYDCINKVEEKVYRQKLLEKKSIRSSIMDSLKKSLEEKNMETNEHTERVTKYALEIGKKLRLKISELDELALVASLHDIGKIGVNEDILLKPGKLTKEEFEIMKTHTEKGYRIINASSELGNVAKCVLTHHEKWDGNGYPLGLAGEEIPLMARIINVADSYDVMTNDRVYKKAICKEDAIKELKRCSGTQFDPQIVKCFTDYLRNKSLH, encoded by the coding sequence ATGGAAGAAAAGTATTTAGGGGAAATATATAAATCATTTTTAAGTAATATACCTTGGCCGGTTTGGATTGAAGGAATTGATACGACAATAATATTTTTTAATAAGTATTATGAAGATATGTATAATATAAAACTGGAAGATGTTAAAGGCAAGACAAACAAAGAGGCTTTTCCTTTAGAAAAAGCAAAAATATATGATGAGCAAATAAATGAATGCCTAAGGAAAAAGAAGACTTATGTTGTAGAAGGTATAGTAAATGACAACTGTGTTGAGTGTTTCATATTTCCCATACTAGATAATGATGGAGAGCCTAAAGCCGTAGCTGGTATTATAATTGATATAAATGATAGAAAATTAAGAGAATCAGAAATAGAAAAACAAAAAAACATATTAAGAACAATAATTGATGCAGTGCCAGAATCTATTTTTTATAAAGATAAGGAAAGCAGATTTCTTGGATTTAATAAGAAGTTTGAAGATTTTTATAAAAAGAGAGGCGTAAAAGAAATAATAGGTAAAACTGATTTGGAGATATATGGTAACTACAATGAAGCGAAAAAATTCATTGATCAGGATAATAAAATTATGGTAACGAAAAAGGCTACTTATTTTGAGCATAGGATACAAAACGAGAATGGCAAAGAAATAATTGAAGAAAATGTAAAAATACCTGTTGTAGATAAAGATGGACAAGTATGGGGATTGGTAGGGTTATCTAGAGATATAACGGAAAGAAAGATCTTAGAAGAAAGATTACGATATTTAAGTGAAATAGATATTCTTACAGGCTTATATAATAGACATAGTTTTGAAGAAAAGATTAAAGAATTAAACCATGAGCAATATTTACCATTGGGAATAATAATGGGAGATGTAAACGGGCTTAAAATAGTAAATGATACTTTAGGACATCTAGAAGGAGATAATTTACTTAGAAGTATAGCTGGAGTTCTTAAGGAGATATGTCATCCTAATGGATATGTATTTAGGTGGGGCGGAGATGAATTCATAATTCTAATACCTAATTGTGATGAATCAAAATGTGAAAAAGTTATTAGAAAAATCACAAAGAAATGCGAACAAGCAGATTATAAATTTATGCAATTAAGCATTGCATTAGGTGAGGGAATAAAATATTCATTACAGGAAGATATATACGATTGCATAAACAAGGTAGAAGAAAAAGTATATCGTCAAAAATTGTTAGAAAAGAAAAGTATTAGAAGTTCAATTATGGATTCACTGAAAAAAAGTCTAGAAGAGAAAAATATGGAAACCAATGAACATACTGAAAGAGTAACAAAATATGCTTTAGAAATAGGAAAAAAATTGAGGTTAAAAATTTCAGAGTTGGACGAGTTGGCATTAGTTGCAAGTTTACATGATATAGGGAAAATAGGTGTTAATGAAGATATATTATTAAAGCCAGGGAAGTTGACAAAAGAAGAATTTGAAATAATGAAGACTCATACAGAAAAAGGATACAGAATTATAAATGCATCTAGTGAGCTTGGAAATGTTGCTAAATGTGTACTAACACATCATGAGAAATGGGATGGAAATGGATATCCTTTAGGCTTAGCTGGAGAAGAAATTCCTTTAATGGCGAGAATAATTAATGTGGCTGATTCTTATGATGTTATGACTAATGATAGAGTGTATAAAAAGGCTATATGTAAAGAAGATGCTATAAAGGAGTTAAAAAGATGTTCGGGAACTCAATTTGATCCCCAAATAGTAAAATGTTTTACTGATTATTTAAGAAATAAGAGTCTACATTAA
- a CDS encoding methyl-accepting chemotaxis protein, translating to MRWFNNLKIKYKLQISFFIISIFIAVVGVTGILSVSKVNSNSNALYEKDFQVLKNLQDFNSNTLHSRLEILNLLNSKDSSKVSQTISNIDGYRNENNEILKIYEQSDMNEDENKIYKEIKSDLTDYRNSSDKIISLASDGKYDEAMSFSKESASIREKLTNNIDKLVKITEQKASDKSSSNNNVNNKSFYIMVTIIILGFITAVLLGVIIATIISNNLKKVLLYAQHLEEGDLTQEIEISSKDEIGSMARALNKANENIRRLIAVIIDGSNDISSSGQELSATTHEVSSKMNDINESIEQISKGAQDLSAITEEVSASAEEIGATTNELANRANDAAVSVGKIKNRSLEIKKKASENIEQGNIIYEEKRANIIKAIEDGKVVNEVKLMANAIGDIASQTNLLALNAAIEAARAGENGKGFAVVADEVRKLAEQSSEAVSSIQGMVLQVQAAFENLSQSGEDILNYIAQNVKPSYELLMNTGIQYEKDAEFVNEMTEEFANSSNQINEVIEQINQAMQTVSATAEESGAGSEEVLNSISEITLAVSDIAKSSQSQAELSQKLNEIVLKFKI from the coding sequence ATGAGATGGTTTAATAATTTGAAAATAAAATATAAATTACAGATCAGTTTCTTTATAATATCTATATTTATTGCCGTAGTTGGAGTTACAGGAATACTTAGTGTAAGTAAAGTAAATTCTAATTCCAATGCGTTATATGAAAAAGATTTCCAAGTGCTAAAAAATTTACAAGATTTTAACTCGAATACACTACATTCTAGATTAGAAATTTTGAATTTACTAAACAGTAAAGATTCTAGTAAAGTTAGTCAAACAATAAGTAATATAGATGGTTACAGAAATGAAAATAATGAAATTCTTAAAATATATGAACAATCAGATATGAATGAAGACGAAAATAAGATATACAAAGAAATAAAAAGTGATTTAACAGATTATAGGAATTCATCTGATAAAATAATAAGTCTAGCAAGTGATGGAAAGTACGACGAAGCTATGAGTTTTAGCAAAGAAAGTGCAAGCATAAGAGAGAAGTTAACTAATAATATTGACAAATTAGTTAAAATTACTGAACAAAAAGCATCAGATAAAAGTTCTTCCAATAACAATGTGAATAATAAATCTTTTTATATAATGGTAACAATAATTATTTTAGGTTTTATTACTGCAGTTCTATTAGGAGTTATAATTGCTACAATAATATCAAATAATTTAAAAAAAGTATTATTATATGCACAGCACTTAGAAGAAGGAGATTTAACTCAGGAAATAGAGATAAGCTCTAAAGATGAGATTGGTAGTATGGCAAGAGCATTAAATAAAGCTAATGAAAACATAAGAAGGTTAATAGCGGTAATAATAGATGGATCCAATGATATAAGTTCATCGGGGCAGGAACTATCAGCTACAACACATGAGGTTTCTTCTAAGATGAATGATATAAATGAATCAATTGAACAAATATCTAAAGGAGCCCAAGATTTGAGCGCTATAACTGAAGAAGTAAGTGCATCAGCAGAAGAAATTGGAGCGACAACAAATGAACTTGCTAATAGAGCAAATGATGCAGCTGTTTCAGTAGGTAAAATAAAGAATCGCTCTCTTGAAATAAAGAAAAAAGCTTCAGAAAATATAGAACAAGGAAACATTATTTATGAGGAAAAGAGAGCAAATATTATAAAAGCTATCGAAGACGGTAAAGTAGTAAATGAGGTGAAATTGATGGCCAATGCTATAGGTGATATAGCATCACAAACTAATTTACTTGCACTTAATGCAGCAATTGAAGCAGCAAGAGCTGGTGAGAACGGAAAAGGGTTTGCTGTGGTTGCAGATGAGGTAAGAAAGCTTGCAGAACAATCATCAGAGGCAGTTTCAAGTATACAGGGTATGGTTTTACAGGTGCAGGCTGCATTCGAAAATTTATCTCAAAGTGGAGAAGATATACTTAACTATATAGCTCAAAATGTAAAACCAAGCTATGAGTTACTTATGAATACTGGCATTCAATATGAAAAAGATGCTGAATTTGTTAATGAAATGACTGAAGAATTTGCAAATTCATCTAATCAGATAAATGAAGTTATAGAACAAATAAACCAAGCTATGCAAACTGTATCAGCGACAGCAGAAGAGTCAGGTGCAGGTTCTGAAGAAGTATTAAATAGTATTAGTGAAATAACATTAGCTGTTAGTGATATTGCCAAATCTTCGCAAAGTCAAGCAGAACTATCTCAAAAACTCAATGAAATTGTGTTAAAATTTAAGATATAA
- a CDS encoding MerR family transcriptional regulator has protein sequence MEYTVQKLSKLAGISARTLRYYDEIGILKPARINSSGYRIYSQKEIDRLQQILFYKELGVDLESIKSMLLSPDFSNINALKEHREKLLAKRKQLDILIANVNKTLASSEGRIIMSDKEKFEGFKQKMIDENEKKYGNEIRSKYGNDIVNKSNKKFQNMSKEQYEEFEKLGIKLMDTLKNAFKTNDPSSELAQKAADLHRQWLTYSWSEYSNETHAGLAQMYVDDERFTAYYDKDQPGLAAFLRDAIFIYTGIKK, from the coding sequence ATGGAATATACAGTGCAAAAACTAAGTAAACTGGCTGGTATCAGCGCAAGAACACTTAGATACTACGATGAGATAGGAATTCTTAAGCCGGCAAGAATCAATTCATCTGGATATCGGATTTATAGCCAAAAAGAGATAGATAGGTTACAGCAAATATTATTTTACAAGGAATTAGGAGTAGATCTTGAAAGTATAAAAAGCATGTTGTTATCACCAGATTTCAGTAATATCAATGCACTCAAAGAGCATCGCGAAAAGCTTCTTGCAAAACGCAAACAATTAGATATATTAATAGCTAATGTTAATAAAACACTAGCTTCATCAGAAGGGAGAATTATAATGAGCGATAAAGAAAAATTTGAAGGCTTTAAACAAAAAATGATAGATGAAAATGAAAAGAAATATGGTAATGAAATACGATCTAAATATGGTAATGATATTGTAAATAAATCAAATAAAAAATTCCAAAATATGAGCAAAGAACAATATGAGGAATTCGAAAAGTTAGGTATTAAACTTATGGATACATTAAAAAATGCTTTTAAAACTAACGATCCTTCAAGCGAACTTGCACAAAAAGCTGCTGATTTACACCGCCAATGGTTAACTTATTCTTGGAGCGAGTACTCAAATGAAACCCATGCAGGGCTTGCCCAAATGTATGTTGATGATGAACGATTTACTGCCTATTATGATAAGGACCAACCTGGTCTGGCCGCTTTTTTAAGAGATGCTATTTTTATATACACTGGAATAAAAAAATAA